In Nocardia yunnanensis, one DNA window encodes the following:
- a CDS encoding DUF6986 family protein, with translation MTLPPETLHGIESRVQAVDSELVRLYPGDRPGQPIHTAYVSGADASVDTPREWGSAALELAEAQRELLVELAGEDVVARVFETLRERPIQDLRFDFEDGYGTRGDDIEDAAALNAGAVLKALPAEVRSRGIRTKGLTTLEWARALRTLEKVLEGAGGVPEGFVFTVPKIRHVEQADLTVRVCEALEQAHGLPAGALNFELQIESPQAIVAADGSSPVSQLIQRSAGRCTGLHYGTYDYSAALGIAPTFQSLEHPVADHAKAVMQAAAATTGVWVCDGSTQVLPLGTDAEVRAAVSRHFRLVTRSLERGYYQGWDMGAGHLVTRWLATFAFFRAGLGVAAPRIGRYLDRQGGAVMDEPATAQALATVVLRGLECGAFDPADVTAIAPKASVDVLNQLRERKIPAL, from the coding sequence GTGACGCTGCCACCGGAGACATTGCACGGGATCGAATCCCGTGTGCAGGCTGTGGATTCGGAGCTGGTCCGGCTCTACCCGGGCGACCGGCCCGGCCAGCCGATCCACACCGCGTACGTGTCCGGCGCGGACGCCTCCGTCGACACCCCGCGCGAATGGGGTTCGGCCGCACTGGAACTCGCCGAGGCCCAGCGTGAGCTGCTGGTCGAACTGGCCGGGGAAGACGTCGTGGCAAGGGTTTTCGAGACCCTGCGCGAGCGGCCCATCCAGGACCTGCGCTTCGACTTCGAGGACGGCTACGGCACCCGCGGCGACGACATCGAGGACGCCGCGGCCCTCAATGCGGGTGCGGTGCTCAAAGCCCTTCCCGCCGAGGTGCGTTCGCGCGGCATCCGCACCAAGGGCCTGACCACCCTGGAGTGGGCGCGCGCCCTCCGCACCCTGGAGAAGGTCCTCGAGGGCGCGGGCGGTGTGCCGGAGGGCTTCGTGTTCACCGTGCCCAAGATCCGCCACGTCGAGCAGGCCGACCTCACCGTGCGGGTGTGCGAGGCCCTCGAGCAGGCGCACGGCCTGCCCGCCGGAGCGCTGAACTTCGAGCTGCAGATCGAGTCCCCGCAGGCCATCGTCGCCGCCGACGGCAGCTCCCCGGTGTCGCAGCTGATCCAGCGCTCGGCCGGACGCTGCACCGGATTGCACTACGGCACTTACGATTACAGCGCCGCGCTGGGCATCGCCCCGACGTTCCAGTCGCTCGAGCATCCGGTCGCCGATCACGCCAAGGCCGTCATGCAGGCCGCCGCGGCCACCACCGGCGTGTGGGTGTGCGACGGTTCCACCCAGGTGCTGCCGCTCGGCACCGACGCGGAGGTGCGCGCGGCGGTGTCGCGGCACTTCCGCCTGGTCACCCGCTCGCTCGAGCGCGGCTACTACCAGGGCTGGGACATGGGCGCCGGGCACCTGGTCACCCGCTGGCTGGCCACCTTCGCCTTCTTCCGCGCGGGCCTGGGTGTCGCCGCCCCGCGCATCGGCCGCTACCTGGACCGCCAGGGCGGCGCGGTGATGGACGAGCCCGCCACCGCGCAGGCGCTGGCGACCGTGGTGCTGCGCGGCCTGGAATGCGGCGCCTTCGATCCCGCCGATGTCACCGCCATCGCCCCCAAAGCCTCTGTCGATGTACTGAATCAATTGCGAGAAAGGAAGATTCCGGCGCTATGA
- the alc gene encoding allantoicase → MSDDFTLLPDLAVRTLGGAVLWANDESFAERENLIRPEAATYSPATFGHKGQVYDGWETRRRRGDNGDHPAGDDCDSAIIRLGVPGVIKGVVVDTAWFKGNYPPEVSVEAIAVEGHPSTDELVAAEGWTTIVERAKVNGDSANPFEVDSPKRWTHVRLRMFPDGGIARLRVHGIAKPELSWLESGPFDLAAIENGGLVADCSNRFYSHPQNVLMPGRAASMGDGWETARRRDKNTNDWVLVQLAAEGVITAAEIDTSYFLFNSPGAGSLTGIRADGTEVELLGRTALQPDTRHRFLIDAGEAVVRVRLDAFPDGGLARLRLFGTLTDEARARLRAELENDLA, encoded by the coding sequence ATGAGCGACGACTTCACGCTGCTTCCGGACCTGGCCGTGCGCACCCTGGGTGGCGCCGTGCTGTGGGCCAACGACGAGTCCTTCGCCGAGCGCGAGAACCTCATCCGCCCCGAGGCGGCCACCTACTCCCCCGCCACCTTCGGCCACAAGGGCCAGGTGTACGACGGCTGGGAGACCCGCCGCCGCCGCGGTGACAACGGCGACCACCCGGCCGGCGACGACTGCGATTCGGCCATCATCCGCCTGGGCGTGCCCGGCGTGATCAAGGGCGTGGTCGTGGACACCGCCTGGTTCAAGGGCAACTACCCGCCCGAGGTGTCGGTGGAAGCCATTGCGGTGGAAGGCCATCCGTCGACCGACGAGCTGGTCGCCGCCGAGGGCTGGACCACCATCGTGGAGCGCGCCAAGGTGAACGGCGACTCGGCCAACCCGTTCGAGGTGGATTCGCCCAAGCGCTGGACCCACGTGCGGCTGCGCATGTTCCCCGACGGCGGCATCGCCCGGCTGCGCGTGCACGGCATCGCCAAGCCGGAACTGTCGTGGCTGGAATCGGGCCCGTTCGATCTGGCCGCGATCGAGAACGGCGGCCTGGTCGCCGACTGCTCGAACCGCTTCTACTCGCACCCGCAGAACGTGCTGATGCCCGGTCGCGCCGCCAGCATGGGCGACGGCTGGGAGACCGCGCGCCGCCGCGACAAGAACACCAACGACTGGGTGCTGGTGCAGCTGGCCGCCGAGGGCGTCATCACCGCCGCGGAGATCGACACCTCGTACTTCCTGTTCAACAGCCCCGGCGCGGGTTCGCTGACCGGTATTCGCGCCGACGGCACCGAGGTGGAGCTGCTGGGCCGCACCGCGCTGCAGCCCGACACCCGCCACCGCTTCCTGATCGACGCCGGCGAGGCGGTCGTGCGGGTGCGGCTGGACGCGTTCCCCGACGGCGGCCTGGCGCGGCTGCGCCTGTTCGGCACCCTCACCGACGAGGCCCGCGCGCGCCTGCGCGCCGAGCTGGAAAATGACCTGGCGTGA
- a CDS encoding MarR family winged helix-turn-helix transcriptional regulator, with protein MTDEPPAADQFHPSGLLRHPTYALGKLHKGIHAKLETPLREHWVLTYLAERAEVSQQEMANAMEIDRSEVVRLIDSLEKAGLVTRTRDPEDRRKYRLAITAAGERLRAQTDIKILEATDVLLARLTPAERQTLHRLSLKALGFDSDEI; from the coding sequence GTGACCGACGAACCGCCCGCCGCCGACCAGTTCCACCCCTCCGGCCTGCTGCGACACCCCACCTACGCCCTGGGCAAGTTGCACAAGGGCATCCACGCCAAGCTCGAAACGCCGCTGCGCGAGCACTGGGTGCTGACCTACCTGGCCGAGCGCGCGGAGGTCTCGCAGCAGGAGATGGCCAATGCCATGGAGATCGACCGCAGCGAGGTCGTGCGCCTCATCGACTCCCTGGAGAAGGCCGGACTGGTCACCCGCACCCGCGACCCCGAGGACCGCCGGAAATACCGTCTGGCTATCACCGCCGCCGGCGAGCGACTGCGCGCGCAGACCGATATCAAGATCCTCGAAGCCACCGATGTCCTGCTGGCCCGGCTCACCCCGGCGGAACGGCAAACGCTGCACCGGCTTTCGCTCAAGGCCCTCGGCTTCGACAGCGACGAGATCTGA
- a CDS encoding aspartate/glutamate racemase family protein, with the protein MRIRVINPNTTAAMTALIGESARLVAAPGTIVDAVNPAMGPASIESHYDEALSVPGLLAEIAKGEAEGVDGYVIACFGDPGLDAARELARGPVIGIAEAAMQSASHLGRRFSVVTTLARTAGRAWELAERYGMERFCANVHACEIPVLELEDPKARRVIADACREAVAADGSDAVVLGCAGMADLCEFLTDEVGVPVVDGVAAATLTVQSLVTMKLRKSGRGEFAAPLPKTYVGLLADFGIENKEAQA; encoded by the coding sequence ATGCGGATCCGGGTCATCAATCCCAACACCACCGCCGCGATGACGGCCCTCATCGGGGAGAGCGCGCGTCTGGTCGCGGCCCCCGGCACGATCGTCGACGCCGTCAACCCCGCCATGGGCCCGGCCTCCATCGAGAGCCACTACGACGAGGCGCTGTCGGTGCCCGGCCTGCTCGCCGAGATCGCCAAGGGCGAGGCCGAGGGCGTGGACGGCTACGTCATCGCCTGCTTCGGCGATCCGGGTCTGGACGCGGCGCGCGAGCTGGCGCGCGGACCGGTGATCGGCATCGCGGAGGCGGCCATGCAGTCGGCCAGCCATCTGGGCCGCCGTTTCAGTGTGGTCACCACCCTGGCCCGCACCGCCGGCCGCGCCTGGGAGCTGGCGGAACGCTATGGCATGGAACGCTTCTGCGCGAACGTGCACGCCTGCGAGATCCCGGTGCTCGAACTCGAGGATCCCAAGGCCCGCCGGGTGATCGCCGACGCCTGCCGCGAGGCCGTGGCCGCCGACGGCTCGGACGCGGTCGTGCTGGGCTGCGCGGGCATGGCGGATCTGTGTGAATTCCTGACCGACGAGGTCGGGGTACCCGTGGTCGACGGCGTCGCCGCCGCCACGCTGACCGTGCAATCGCTGGTCACCATGAAGTTGCGTAAGTCCGGCCGCGGGGAATTCGCGGCCCCACTACCGAAGACGTACGTGGGATTGCTCGCCGATTTCGGCATCGAGAACAAGGAGGCGCAGGCGTGA
- a CDS encoding GntR family transcriptional regulator, producing the protein MPSRPRLPRLPQLNPPLDARRGYSQQEILGELRRLILEGNLPPGTGLPLGEIARMFTVSAIPVRESLQTLIGEGLVEHRPNFGYQVTMLTSEELRELYVVRERLESVAMAAAVHNATEADHQLARDIHARLEQAVLTEDAVAYHRETRNFHLALVRPSGMPRVVHMLEYAWNITEPVQPMVHVSTMDRVVLHADHSKQLQAFLVRDAEGLLSASEGHHARLSGVLAHLPTDTGLFAEPAGEEDI; encoded by the coding sequence GTGCCCTCTCGTCCTCGCCTACCTCGCCTGCCCCAGCTCAACCCTCCCCTGGATGCCCGCCGCGGCTACTCCCAGCAGGAGATTCTCGGTGAATTGCGCCGCCTGATCCTGGAGGGCAACCTGCCACCGGGCACCGGCCTGCCGCTGGGCGAGATCGCGCGCATGTTCACCGTGAGCGCGATCCCGGTGCGCGAGTCGCTGCAGACGCTCATCGGCGAGGGCCTGGTCGAGCATCGCCCCAACTTCGGCTACCAGGTCACCATGCTGACCTCCGAGGAGCTCCGCGAGCTCTACGTGGTGCGCGAGCGCCTGGAGTCGGTGGCGATGGCCGCGGCCGTGCACAACGCCACCGAGGCCGATCATCAACTGGCCCGCGACATTCACGCCCGCCTCGAGCAGGCGGTGCTGACCGAGGACGCGGTCGCCTATCACCGCGAGACCCGCAATTTCCATCTCGCCCTGGTGCGCCCCTCGGGCATGCCGCGCGTGGTGCACATGCTCGAATACGCCTGGAACATCACCGAACCGGTGCAGCCCATGGTGCACGTGTCGACCATGGACCGCGTGGTGCTGCACGCCGATCACAGCAAGCAGTTGCAAGCCTTCCTCGTCAGGGATGCTGAAGGTTTGCTGTCGGCCAGCGAGGGCCATCACGCCCGCCTCAGCGGTGTCCTGGCACACCTACCCACCGACACCGGTTTGTTCGCCGAACCCGCAGGTGAAGAAGATATATAA
- a CDS encoding DHA2 family efflux MFS transporter permease subunit, giving the protein MTQTRSDTQTSSLDSDKIPAHVWRTAAVVVFGAVMGMLDTSLVNIGLHTIGADLGASLATIQWVASGYLLALGVSLTVCGWLARRVGVTRLWMGALIAFTVASTACAFAPTASWLIALRILQGLAAGLMIPAGQTILGQAAGPQRMGRVMGVVGIAVVGAPAIGPTIGGLMLAHWSWEWLFLINIPFGLVGLAAGLRYLPRTGGVPVQRLDVLGLVLAGGGVSAIVYGLSEVGSTGSFGSLSVWLPLVLGVPGLGAFVVRALREARPLLDIRLFANRGFRAATTACFFAGGAMFGLMVLLPLYFQVLHGTGIIRTGLDLLAYGLGGIIMLPLGGRLTDRFGGGRVAVIGNLAIALTVLPLAFLPVDVNGLVVQLLLFAAGLATAVGAMPLVSSAYAAVRHEQLPDATALVNILQRVGGALAVALVAVILSRATASGWAPVTGYHVAFGGLAALSLAASAASTVLRGHQRG; this is encoded by the coding sequence ATGACGCAAACGCGTTCGGACACACAGACATCCAGCCTCGACTCCGACAAGATCCCCGCGCACGTCTGGCGCACCGCCGCCGTCGTCGTGTTCGGCGCGGTCATGGGGATGCTCGACACGTCGCTGGTCAATATCGGGCTGCACACCATCGGGGCCGATCTGGGGGCGTCGCTGGCCACCATCCAATGGGTAGCCAGCGGATACCTGCTGGCCCTGGGGGTTTCGCTGACCGTGTGCGGCTGGCTGGCCCGCCGGGTGGGCGTGACGCGACTGTGGATGGGGGCGCTGATCGCCTTCACCGTGGCCTCGACCGCCTGCGCGTTCGCGCCGACCGCGAGCTGGCTGATCGCGCTGCGCATCCTGCAAGGTCTGGCCGCCGGGCTCATGATTCCCGCCGGACAGACCATCCTCGGGCAGGCGGCCGGACCGCAGCGCATGGGCCGGGTCATGGGCGTGGTCGGCATCGCCGTGGTGGGCGCGCCCGCCATCGGGCCGACCATCGGCGGGCTCATGCTGGCGCACTGGAGCTGGGAATGGCTGTTCCTGATCAACATTCCGTTCGGACTTGTCGGGCTGGCGGCCGGACTGCGGTATCTGCCCCGTACCGGGGGCGTGCCGGTGCAGCGGCTGGACGTGCTGGGACTGGTGCTGGCCGGCGGCGGCGTGTCCGCGATCGTGTACGGGCTGTCGGAGGTCGGGTCGACCGGATCGTTCGGGTCGCTGTCGGTGTGGCTGCCGCTGGTGCTCGGGGTGCCGGGGCTGGGAGCGTTCGTCGTCCGCGCCCTGCGAGAGGCTCGGCCGCTGCTGGACATCCGCCTGTTCGCCAACCGCGGGTTCCGGGCCGCCACCACCGCGTGCTTCTTCGCCGGTGGTGCGATGTTCGGACTGATGGTGTTGCTGCCCTTGTACTTTCAGGTCCTGCACGGCACCGGCATCATCCGCACCGGACTGGATCTGCTCGCCTACGGGCTCGGCGGGATCATCATGCTGCCGCTGGGCGGACGGCTCACCGATCGGTTCGGCGGCGGCCGGGTCGCGGTGATCGGCAATCTCGCGATCGCGCTCACCGTGCTGCCGCTGGCGTTCCTGCCCGTCGACGTCAACGGCCTCGTCGTCCAATTGCTGCTGTTCGCCGCCGGTCTGGCGACCGCGGTCGGGGCGATGCCCCTGGTCTCGTCCGCCTACGCCGCCGTCCGCCACGAGCAGCTGCCGGATGCGACCGCCCTGGTCAACATCCTGCAACGGGTCGGGGGTGCGCTCGCCGTGGCGCTGGTCGCCGTGATCCTCTCGCGCGCAACGGCATCCGGGTGGGCGCCGGTGACCGGCTACCACGTGGCCTTCGGCGGGCTCGCCGCGCTGTCGCTCGCGGCCTCGGCCGCCTCGACCGTGCTGCGCGGCCACCAGCGCGGCTGA